From Huiozyma naganishii CBS 8797 chromosome 11, complete genome, a single genomic window includes:
- the SLD5 gene encoding DNA replication protein SLD5 (similar to Saccharomyces cerevisiae SLD5 (YDR489W); ancestral locus Anc_3.94), with protein sequence MDINIEDILAELDRDSTTVVEPWSTSQQMRGPSDDVSTVLNSLPPTSTAAAAQGKQLGGSLLAREDYECLVAHWRNERCSPEILPYPHALMRRMLHRVQEQMEQLEAISMNFMDPDAMAAGSDVSGPANNNSMLPLLCMEAELERVRFVVRSYVRCRFAKVDRFSTYLEQLHGVAPQQFEELLSPEEIEYHARHFAILLDLFNNTVLKHMPAELQAINDTEGSVNMVDEPDWNRFVFVRVVGPRDGKLELDPQLITLPNGKHCYTVTIPELQEDVECTIGSIYVMRYAVIKDLLMQNKVELI encoded by the coding sequence ATGGACATTAACATCGAGGATATACTCGCGGAACTGGACAGGGACAGCACGACCGTCGTTGAGCCCTGGTCGACCTCGCAGCAGATGAGAGGCCCCAGCGACGACGTGTCGACCGTGCTTAACTCGTTACCGCCgacttcaacagcagcagcagcgcAGGGGAAGCAACTGGGGGGCTCCCTGTTGGCAAGGGAGGACTACGAGTGTCTTGTGGCCCACTGGCGCAACGAGCGGTGCTCCCCAGAGATCCTGCCGTACCCGCACGCGCTAATGAGGAGGATGTTGCACAGGGTACAGGAGCAAATGGAGCAATTGGAGGCCATCTCGATGAACTTCATGGACCCGGACGCCATGGCAGCCGGGTCTGACGTCTCTGGACCAgcgaacaacaacagcatgTTGCCCCTGCTGTGTATGGAGGCGGAATTGGAGAGGGTGAGGTTCGTGGTGAGGAGTTACGTGCGGTGTCGCTTCGCTAAAGTCGACCGGTTCTCTACGTACTTGGAGCAGTTGCATGGGGTGGCCCCACAGCAGTTTGAGGAATTGTTGTCCCCCGAGGAGATCGAGTACCATGCGCGACACTTCGCTATCCTGCtggacttgttcaacaacacCGTGTTGAAACACATGCCCGCGGAGCTGCAGGCGATCAACGACACGGAGGGGAGTGTCAATATGGTCGACGAACCGGACTGGAACAGGTTCGTGTTCGTGAGAGTGGTGGGACCGCGCGACGGTAAATTGGAGTTAGATCCACAGCTCATCACTTTACCCAACGGGAAGCATTGCTACACGGTGACGATCCCGGAACTGCAAGAGGACGTCGAGTGCACCATTGGAAGTATCTACGTAATGCGGTATGCAGTCATCAAGGATTTGCTAATGCAGAACAAAGTGGAGTTGATATAA
- the PAC11 gene encoding dynein intermediate chain (similar to Saccharomyces cerevisiae PAC11 (YDR488C); ancestral locus Anc_3.95), with protein sequence MDRLRELQLKRERLWELRDRGVGLLQPQGKGHDEVEVEGEGEPLCDAAVQTDAVVEGATATRTITYDRAVQTVALPQSPPQLPKELSPILTPTAVSPKSEVASPRGPLTPLVVPRNGRLPSRERTFASEWYVLGGAGDTNAPQGDGPQKVRLLHSWAPPQPSLESSNAWCVSLDYDKNREVTMAAFQSPRGSVVYVMDTFDGCVLDQLTLQGQLVTHARILRKHERHGVIAMLLVTVVGKTILYELRRRQQEGDETQDQWERNLLSANHHVGQATGVPGLWECGFKLVTGSSAGCLTVLNSLDLTVYRDVATSSEGLQDVLLAPVAMSEYLNIDHRTQDWFVDNHLSRLTPLNEVSVTALVGSPFDEETLYLGALDGAIYKVSLRDVKSRGPGDPHWLPLALNNNGFLPRTTPDKQDPFHERQVTSLCFRDDGLLLSASLDWTVCVYDAVHNVKLDEYTLRSPIIEARWLEGRLLSYVLTWDTLEFVQWSLDKAKGGEGGGVGSHEREWERLGDPKCIARVTIQDASPLTQFTACSVVHDAHTDHYVAILSGNTPPPTVQYFDVAV encoded by the coding sequence ATGGACCGGTTGCGGGAGttgcagttgaagagggagCGGCTGTGGGAGTTGCGGGACCGCGGCGTCGGCTTGTTACAACCGCAGGGCAAGGGGCACGATGAAGTTGAGGTTGAAGGTGAAGGTGAGCCGCTGTGCGATGCCGCCGTGCAGACTGATGCTGTTGTGGAGGGTGCTACAGCCACGAGGACCATCACGTACGATAGAGCAGTGCAGACGGTGGCGCTGCCGCAGTCACCACCACAATTGCCGAAGGAATTGTCGCCTATACTAACCCCCACAGCGGTATCTCCCAAGTCCGAGGTGGCTAGCCCCAGGGGTCCATTAACCCCACTGGTAGTGCCCCGGAACGGACGGCTGCCCTCTAGGGAGCGGACATTTGCATCAGAGTGGTACGTCTTGGGAGGAGCAGGGGACACCAACGCCCCCCAAGGAGATGGTCCGCAAAAGGTGCGGCTACTTCACAGTTGGGCACCACCACAACCATCACTGGAGTCCAGTAACGCCTGGTGCGTGTCCCTGGACTACGATAAGAACCGAGAGGTCACTATGGCAGCGTTCCAGTCTCCTCGAGGAAGCGTCGTGTACGTCATGGACACGTTTGATGGGTGTGTACTGGATCAATTGACTCTGCAGGGCCAGCTTGTGACGCATGCGAGGATCCTACGGAAGCACGAGAGACATGGTGTCATTGCTATGTTGCTTGTTACCGTGGTGGGCAAGACTATCCTGTACGAGTTGCGGCGGCGGCAGCAGGAAGGCGACGAGACGCAAGATCAATGGGAACGTAACCTTCTCAGCGCAAACCACCACGTCGGACAGGCCACTGGGGTCCCCGGACTCTGGGAATGTGGGTTCAAGCTCGTCACGGGCTCCTCTGCTGGTTGTCTCACTGTACTCAACTCTCTCGACTTGACCGTGTACAGGGACGTCGCCACGAGCAGCGAGGGGCTACAAGACGTGCTGTTGGCCCCCGTGGCCATGAGCGAGTACCTAAACATAGACCACCGCACGCAAGACTGGTTCGTAGACAACCACCTGTCTCGATTGACCCCTCTCAATGAGGTTAGTGTCACTGCACTGGTTGGATCGCCCTTCGACGAGGAGACACTATACCTTGGTGCATTGGACGGTGCCATCTACAAAGTATCACTGAGGGACGTTAAGAGCAGGGGTCCTGGGGACCCCCACTGGCTGCCATTGGCCCTGAATAACAACGGGTTCTTGCCCAGGACAACCCCGGATAAGCAAGACCCGTTCCATGAAAGACAAGTGACAAGCCTGTGCTTCCGGGACGACGGTCTGTTGCTGTCTGCGTCCCTGGACTGGACCGTGTGCGTGTACGACGCGGTGCACAACGTGAAGTTGGATGAATACACTCTGCGGTCCCCCATTATCGAGGCCCGCTGGCTTGAGGGCCGCCTACTAAGCTACGTATTGACGTGGGACACTCTCGAGTTCGTACAGTGGTCCCTGGACAAGGCGAAGGGCGGCGAGGGCGGTGGTGTTGGTTCCCACGAGAGGGAATGGGAACGCCTGGGTGACCCGAAATGCATCGCACGAGTCACGATCCAGGACGCATCACCACTGACACAGTTCACCGCATGCAGCGTCGTACACGACGCACACACAGACCACTACGTCGCCATCCTATCGGGCAacacaccaccaccaacggTCCAGTACTTCGACGTCGCCGTATAA
- the KNAG0K02160 gene encoding hemolysin III family protein (similar to Saccharomyces cerevisiae IZH1 (YDR492W) and IZH4 (YOL101C); ancestral locus Anc_3.90) translates to MSSELRKRAVSLGETAIETATVSRGSRGKLLVTGTSSGAPSGQRGRLCRYEELPAWQQDNDCIRTGYVRETLSVRRCLGSLLYWNNESVNMYSHLVPAVLYIAGATLALSQWGVPRFPTTTWSDYLIINTFLVGAGACLLCSSLFHCLKQHSERHCEAWSRMDYMGIILLIACSTIPMIYFGYFDYMGHCLLFTAVTVALGVACSGVVLFNKQFNSSSFKLVRAAFFIAFAFNGLIPMATGFVKFGIPGVLDRISLKYVWFEAVFYIAGAMLYGFRVPEIWIPGKVDLWGNSHQMFHVMVVFGSLCHLKAVLESYSLMHRHLA, encoded by the coding sequence ATGAGCAGTGAACTGAGGAAGCGGGCAGTGAGTTTGGGCGAGACGGCGATCGAAACGGCGACTGTTTCTCGCGGGTCCCGGGGGAAATTGTTGGTGACTGGGACGAGCAGTGGTGCTCCGAGCGGTCAGCGTGGCCGACTCTGCAGGTACGAGGAGTTGCCCGCGTGGCAGCAGGATAACGATTGTATCAGGACAGGGTACGTCCGCGAGACGCTTTCTGTGCGTCGGTGTCTCGGGTCCCTTTTGTACTGGAACAACGAGTCTGTCAACATGTACAGCCATCTCGTGCCAGCGGTTCTGTACATTGCGGGGGCTACACTGGCGCTGTCGCAGTGGGGGGTTCCCAGGTTCCCCACAACAACGTGGTCGGATTACCTTATCATCAACACGTTTCTCGTCGGTGCAGGTGCGTGTCTCCTGTGCAGCAGTCTGTTCCACTGTTTGAAACAACATTCGGAGAGACACTGCGAGGCATGGTCTCGCATGGACTACATGGGGATCATCCTGTTGATCGCATGCTCTACTATCCCCATGATATATTTCGGTTACTTCGACTACATGGGCCATTGCCTCTTGTTCACCGCGGTGACCGTGGCGCTAGGGGTCGCCTGTTCCGGTGTCGTCCTGTTCAACAAACAGTTCAACAGTTCTAGCTTCAAACTCGTCCGTGCAGCGTTCTTCATCGCGTTCGCGTTCAACGGACTCATACCGATGGCCACTGGGTTCGTGAAGTTCGGTATCCCCGGTGTACTGGACAGGATCTCGCTCAAGTACGTCTGGTTCGAGGCGGTGTTCTACATCGCGGGCGCAATGCTGTACGGGTTCCGCGTCCCTGAGATATGGATTCCGGGGAAAGTGGACCTTTGGGGGAACTCGCACCAGATGTTCCACGTCATGGTCGTGTTCGGGTCCCTGTGCCACCTGAAGGCGGTGCTCGAGTCCTATAGCCTGATGCATAGGCATCTGGCATAG
- the URA1 gene encoding dihydroorotate dehydrogenase, with protein MSLSTQFLGHTYANPLMNASGVHCMSVEELQELDRSSAGAFITKSATPAEREGNPEPRYYPVALGSINSMGLPNRGFDYYLDYVLNRESKGDGRVFFSVAGMSLADNLAMLHRLQDSDYTGVTELNLSCPNVPGKPQVGYDFEQTQQILTEVFQFYKKPLGVKLPPYFDMVHFDTIAGILNRFPLAYVNCINSVGNALYIDTDLEQVVVKPKNGFGGIGGQYVKPTALANVRAFYVRLNPEIKVIGTGGITTGRDAFEHLLCGATMLQIGTQLCKDGTPVFDRVASELQQIMDSKGYKSIDEFRGKLQSIE; from the coding sequence ATGTCGCTTAGCACACAGTTCTTGGGCCACACCTACGCCAACCCGCTTATGAACGCCTCGGGCGTCCACTGCATGTCCGTCGAGGAACTCCAAGAGTTGGACAGGTCCTCTGCCGGCGCGTTCATCACCAAGTCAGCGACACCAGCGGAGAGAGAGGGCAACCCGGAGCCCAGGTACTACCCTGTTGCCCTCGGGTCCATCAACTCGATGGGGTTGCCCAACCGTGGGTTCGATTACTACTTGGACTACGTGTTGAACCGGGAGAGCAAAGGCGACGGCAGAGTGTTCTTCTCCGTCGCGGGGATGTCCCTAGCGGACAACCTCGCGATGTTGCACCGTCTGCAGGACAGTGACTACACGGGGGTCACAGAGTTGAACCTCTCCTGCCCCAATGTCCCTGGGAAACCACAAGTTGGCTACGACTTCGAACAGACACAACAGATCCTCACAGAGGTGTTCCAGTTCTACAAGAAACCTCTCGGGGTGAAGCTGCCACCGTACTTCGACATGGTCCACTTCGATACCATCGCTGGGATTCTCAACAGGTTCCCCCTAGCGTACGTTAACTGCATCAACTCAGTGGGGAACGCCCTGTACATCGACACAGACCTCGAACAAGTAGTTGTCAAACCAAAGAACGGGTTCGGTGGGATCGGCGGTCAGTACGTCAAACCCACTGCTTTGGCCAACGTCCGCGCCTTCTACGTCCGGTTGAACCCAGAGATCAAAGTCATCGGTACTGGTGGGATCACCACGGGGAGGGACGCCTTCGAACACTTACTGTGCGGTGCTACGATGCTACAGATCGGTACGCAGCTGTGCAAGGACGGGACGCCAGTGTTCGACAGGGTCGCTAGTGAACTGCAACAGATCATGGACAGTAAGGGCTACAAGTCCATTGACGAGTTCAGAGGGAAACTTCAATCCATCGAGTAG
- the VPS52 gene encoding Vps52p (similar to Saccharomyces cerevisiae VPS52 (YDR484W); ancestral locus Anc_3.102): protein MEVLHEILGIDPKGFPSDVKQGDTEAQTNSEQNDMFQLFLEEHSEFERENPDFSDTKQLDDTLKSLETKRDNLQNSLENIIPPLMDYLTNFNEKLSKYTSELGFIKQKSEELKSVSEYNSKKLSGISPLVNDLLIPPPVIHEILTGKINSQWIDNITFIRDKQEMYSKYKNSKEKVALPKDFDSLCNVVDVLNTVIIERSKKYIVSRIRILRSGKPGPSQRLQNQLIKLKELFKFIIENNYSLALEIRQAYAYTMRWYYREYFKRYIRSLTILQFNPVDSRYSLGNTVLNENTDNTTSSLFTSYLSPSYGYSSAATNETVKSYFQVTKRLSILTQEDNTVMVSQIAETNNNTKSNYIEIGFKNLNLALLDNCTVEYHFLKEFFKVSEDDSEIDGLLEQIISPTWEECLRYTEDVLINPSVYDILGVLISIRIANQLQIEALRRRIPVIDSYLNDQLFQLWPKFQQLVDWQSDSLNSINLSKLDFTKERNLTSPHALTISFTVFLQSLLFLGIQPAPPDVEVEAIDERSEPLYNSITRLRNDYENTMTKISKLTKAPEKFLSINYLYVYNSLQQQSLTLNDAEKDGGQFTMRENEGHFKALVEAYNQQR, encoded by the coding sequence ATGGAGGTTCTGCATGAAATACTGGGCATTGACCCTAAGGGTTTCCCCAGCGACGTTAAACAGGGTGACACTGAGGCCCAAACGAATAGTGAACAGAATGACATGTTCCAGCTCTTCCTTGAGGAACACAGCGAATTCGAAAGAGAGAACCCGGATTTCAGCGATACGAAACAACTGGATGATACTTTGAAGAGTTTAGAGACAAAGCGCGACAATCTACAGAACTCGCTCGAAAACATCATCCCCCCATTGATGGATTACTTGACCAATTTCAACGAAAAACTCTCCAAGTACACCTCTGAATTGGGGTTCATAAAGCAAAAGTCAGAGGAATTAAAGAGCGTCTCAGAATATAACTCGAAGAAATTGTCCGGGATTAGTCCCCTTGTGAATGATCTTTTGATCCCACCACCTGTTATTCACGAAATTTTGACCGGTAAGATCAACTCCCAGTGGATTGACAATATTACCTTCATCCGGGACAAGCAAGAGATGTACTCCAAGtacaaaaattcaaaggaGAAAGTGGCTCTGCCCAAGGATTTTGACTCTCTGTGCAACGTCGTGGACGTTTTAAACACAGTGATTATCGAAAGATCTAAGAAATACATTGTCTCACGGATTCGGATCCTTAGGAGTGGTAAACCTGGCCCGTCACAAAGACTCCAGAATCAGTTGATCAAATTgaaagaactgttcaaatttATCATTGAGAATAACTACTCACTGGCATTGGAGATCAGACAAGCGTATGCGTACACCATGAGATGGTACTACAGGGAGTACTTCAAGCGATACATAAGGTCATTGACAATTTTGCAATTCAATCCTGTTGACAGCCGGTATTCGCTAGGGAATACTGTATTAAATGAAAACACGGATAACACAACCAGTTCTCTGTTCACAAGTTACTTGTCTCCATCGTACGGATACAGTTCTGCAGCAACTAATGAAACGGTCAAATCGTATTTTCAAGTAACGAAAAGACTATCAATCTTAACGCAAGAGGACAACACTGTGATGGTGTCTCAGATTGCTGAAACTAACAACAATACTAAGAGTAACTATATTGAAATTGGATTCAAGAATTTAAATTTGGCATTACTGGACAATTGCACCGTGGAGTACcactttttgaaagaatttttcaaagtttcagAAGATGACAGTGAGATCGATGGGCTGTTAGAACAGATCATTAGTCCAACTTGGGAAGAATGCCTGCGGTACACTGAAGACGTCCTTATAAACCCATCGGTGTACGACATACTGGGTGTCCTGATTTCCATCCGGATTGCCAACCAGTTGCAAATCGAGGCCCTTAGACGTCGTATCCCTGTCATAGACAGCTACTTGAACGACCAGCTGTTCCAACTATGGCCCAAATTTCAACAATTGGTTGATTGGCAGTCAGACTCGCTGAACAGTATTAACTTGTCAAAACTCGATTTTACCAAGGAACGTAACTTGACATCACCGCACGCTCTGACGATCTCGTTTACCGTGTTCTTGCAAAGTCTGCTGTTCCTGGGTATCCAGCCTGCGCCCCCAGACGTCGAAGTCGAGGCGATTGACGAAAGGTCCGAGCCGTTGTACAACTCGATAACAAGACTCAGAAACGATTACGAAAACACCATGACAAAGATCAGTAAGCTGACAAAGGCGCCAGAGAAATTCTTATCGATCAACTACTTGTACGTGTACAACTCGCTCCAACAACAAAGCTTGACATTGAACGATGCAGAGAAGGACGGGGGACAATTCACTATGAGAGAAAACGAGGGACACTTCAAAGCGTTGGTCGAAGCTTATAATCAACAACGATAG
- the MZM1 gene encoding Mzm1p (similar to Saccharomyces cerevisiae YDR493W; ancestral locus Anc_3.89), whose protein sequence is MGTAALTAYRHALRAARVAFQGDTAVLLAARSQMRSGMLDPPDKTLSPAQQAQYMEDVATYLRRNVVQATRVNTAGGPPEQHHQPRFHLNIHGDTELGDNDSIRNKTQLKAKHWPKR, encoded by the coding sequence ATGGGTACCGCGGCACTGACAGCATACAGACACGCCCTGAGGGCAGCACGCGTGGCGTTCCAGGGCGACACGGCCGTGTTGCTCGCCGCTAGGAGCCAGATGCGCTCAGGGATGCTCGACCCACCGGACAAGACACTGTCCCCCGCGCAACAAGCGCAGTACATGGAAGATGTCGCGACGTACCTGAGACGCAACGTCGTCCAGGCGACGAGGGTGAACACCGCAGGGGGTCCCCCAGAGCAACACCACCAACCACGGTTCCACCTCAACATCCACGGCGACACGGAACTGGGGGACAACGACTCCATCCGCAACAAGACACAACTCAAGGCCAAGCACTGGCCCAAGAGGTAG
- the VPS60 gene encoding Vps60p (similar to Saccharomyces cerevisiae VPS60 (YDR486C); ancestral locus Anc_3.98), with amino-acid sequence MQRILGYGKKKNHEQLLRESAAAMSQAQESLQARVSRLDTEVSQLNMQLQGIQRRLQSSGASVGGQRALRQQAMKLLAKRRRLEQMRDSLDAQEWNMQQAQMTSETLQNTAVTVTAMQRSNAALKQQYGKIDLDKLEDLQDEMQELVARGDELQSALAMGNPAEIDDLDEDELDAELAALEQDADAFDEPETAGTVPSFLSGAVPQFIDDPAEQSTPAVTNPLETEQ; translated from the coding sequence ATGCAGAGGATACTGGGCTAcggcaagaagaagaaccacGAGCAGTTGCTGCGGGAGTCTGCCGCTGCGATGTCGCAGGCGCAGGAGTCCCTCCAGGCTCGTGTGTCGAGGTTGGACACGGAGGTTTCCCAGTTGAACATGCAGTTACAGGGGATCCAGCGGCGGTTGCAGAGCAGTGGTGCGTCTGTGGGTGGGCAGAGGGCGTTGCGGCAGCAGGCGATGAAGTTGCTTGCGAAGCGGCGGCGGCTTGAACAGATGCGGGACTCGCTGGACGCGCAGGAGTGGAACATGCAACAGGCGCAGATGACGAGCGAGACTTTGCAGAACACGGCGGTCACGGTCACTGCGATGCAGCGGAGCAACGCCGCACTGAAGCAGCAGTACGGCAAGATCGACCTCGACAAGCTCGAGGACTTGCAGGACGAGATGCAAGAGCTGGTTGCCCGCGGTGACGAACTACAAAGCGCGCTTGCGATGGGCAACCCTGCAGAGATCGACGACctcgacgaggacgaaCTGGACGCAGAACTCGCTGCCCTGGAGCAAGACGCGGACGCGTTCGACGAACCGGAGACCGCAGGAACCGTGCCGTCTTTCCTCTCCGGCGCTGTCCCGCAGTTCATCGACGACCCGGCGGAGCAGAGCACGCCTGCCGTGACCAACCCGCTCGAGACAGAGCAGTGA
- the VPS72 gene encoding Vps72p (similar to Saccharomyces cerevisiae VPS72 (YDR485C); ancestral locus Anc_3.100), producing the protein MGYSSDEGSDALSSLPDEEQEQEQEFIMATRERRSNAGNRLQRLLEQEVRDAQERTQLLEDDEVNLLFQEDEDDEEFSLPQRRGPSRSWSRASSVSDGERSPSSAVGVPSGTSSTPGAEDEDLMLSDSGDEDEEDDDEAGERELQRQETIKRKSKRGRAPPVLKRKQAVPTAQAAPGEEPPLPRKKRHLSEEINAESLLRIERRTSKRASAVANKLRVYEKLSQAEVRRKEIQQRLKKHKEDQAKFHTLTQEDQLAIAAETEKHNLLSLNKYKEQELSQKQTRLALQQRAKLKFKPNEVVLQYLTTTWQVTPFMELEDQKYWEEQLKKREKKKRKKYPKRAKKQNSEVKGEIAAPKVGDGTERLPGDPSVTTLSEPPTNSLEEDTQQSTDDKIEVYAEGTPQLEIQTPQSKTEPEETEELTEMVSDSKDKPLETQIDNTSESIPSNDDAEGVKTEEQSSGGAERDGANSSIKQVSFLEQPEINVIEQVQSPSVVESSTEPTPEVSSPVTPKEEEVAEFEGPLQQISKNFITAYKFSSVLSPYAPPNGGRKQPFEYDFFPSTARPALLGPTEPWLRSKLGDLEDEDPNIEEDQKIEKLLAEHDSGTTVDLSFLDGFPSFGEFDKKAIAPVSNTDVKTDSIKITTRAPTGIYANNVKKHCLINDNDCQYFDPKLGIPYSDLQSYKILQDLQKPNGEYKWYGFENGGIYLNVAQRPAKGVPEGF; encoded by the coding sequence ATGGGTTACAGCAGCGATGAGGGGAGTGATGCGTTGTCGTCTTTGCCCGACGAGgagcaagaacaagaacaggagTTTATCATGGCCACGCGAGAGCGCAGGTCGAACGCAGGGAACAGGTTGCAGAGACTGTTAGAACAGGAGGTCAGGGACGCGCAGGAGAGGACGCAGCTGCTGGAGGACGATGAGGTGAACCTGTTGTTCCAAGAggacgaagacgacgaggagTTTAGCCTGCCGCAGCGGCGGGGGCCTTCACGGTCCTGGTCGAGGGCATCCTCTGTCAGTGACGGTGAGAGGTCACCCTCCTCCGCAGTAGGGGTTCCCTCAGGGACGAGCAGCACGCCCGGTGCAGAGGACGAAGATTTGATGCTCAGTGATTCGGGggacgaggatgaggaggacgatgacgaggcCGGCGAACGTGAACTGCAAAGGCAGGAAACTATCAAGCGGAAGAGCAAACGGGGCAGAGCACCACCCGTgctgaaaagaaagcagGCCGTCCCCACCGCACAGGCGGCCCCCGGTGAGGAGCCACCTCTGCCGAGGAAGAAACGGCACCTCTCCGAAGAGATCAACGCGGAGAGTCTGCTCCGAATCGAAAGAAGAACGTCCAAGAGAGCCTCAGCAGTCGCCAACAAGCTGCGCGTGTACGAAAAACTGTCGCAGGCAGAGGTGAGGCGGAAAGAGATCCAGCAGAGACTGAAGAAACATAAAGAGGACCAAGCCAAGTTTCACACCCTGACGCAGGAGGATCAGCTCGCAATCGCGGCCGAGACGGAAAAGCATAACTTACTGAgtttgaacaagtacaaagaacaagaacttTCGCAGAAACAGACAAGGCTGGCGCTGCAACAGCGAGCAAAATTGAAGTTCAAGCCAAACGAGGTCGTTTTACAGTACTTGACAACAACGTGGCAAGTCACACCCTTCATGGAACTAGAGGACCAAAAATACTGGGAAgaacagttgaagaaaagagagaagaagaagaggaagaagtacCCGAAACGTGCTAAAAAACAGAATTCAGAGGTCAAGGGAGAGATCGCGGCACCCAAAGTGGGGGACGGGACGGAAAGGTTGCCGGGTGATCCCAGTGTAACCACGTTGTCAGAGCCACCAACGAATAGTCTCGAAGAAGACACACAACAGTCAACAGATGATAAAATAGAAGTCTATGCTGAAGGCACACCACAGCTCGAAATCCAGACCCCACAGAGTAAGACGGAGCCTGAGGAAACAGAGGAACTGACAGAAATGGTATCTGACTCTAAAGACAAACCTTTAGAGACTCAAATTGATAATACCTCTGAATCGATCCCATCGAACGACGACGCCGAGGGTGTCAAGACGGAGGAACAGTCGTCAGGCGGAGCTGAGCGCGATGGAGCTAATAGCAGTATCAAACAAGTCTCCTTTCTTGAGCAACCTGAGATCAACGTGATCGAACAAGTGCAGTCTCCGTCAGTGGTAGAATCGTCCACCGAGCCTACGCCAGAGGTTTCTTCCCCCGTGACGccgaaggaggaggaagtgGCTGAATTCGAGGGACCCTTGCAACAGatatccaaaaacttcaTCACGGCATACAAATTTTCCAGCGTTCTGTCCCCTTATGCACCACCCAACGGGGGTCGCAAACAACCATTCGAATACGATTTTTTCCCATCTACTGCAAGGCCTGCCTTGCTTGGGCCTACTGAACCGTGGCTGCGCTCTAAATTGGGCGATCTAGAAGATGAGGATCCAAATATAGAGGAGGAccaaaaaattgagaagCTGTTAGCGGAACACGATTCGGGGACCACAGTAGatctctccttcttggatGGATTCCCCTCTTTTGGAGAGTTTGACAAAAAGGCTATCGCACCGGTGAGCAATACGGATGTGAAGACGGATTCGATAAAGATTACCACGCGGGCACCAACAGGGATATACGCCAACAACGTCAAAAAGCACTGTCTGATCAACGATAATGACTGTCAGTATTTCGACCCTAAGCTTGGTATCCCATACTCTGACTTGCAAAGTTACAAAATCCTGCAGGATCTACAGAAGCCGAATGGCGAATACAAATGGTATGGTTTCGAGAACGGCGGAATATACTTAAACGTCGCACAGCGACCAGCGAAGGGGGTCCCTGAGGGATTCTAA